Genomic segment of Chitinophaga varians:
GGAGAGGCCCCGGCCCTATTAATTTTAGTCGCGTTCGCTTTGAACGATCGTTGACAACAGGTTGTTGTGTACCGGTAACCAGCCCAGGCTGCGTGCAGCCACAGCAGACACGATACTGTTGGACCCCAGTCCGAAATGTGCGCCCTCTATGCCCCAACGGCGGATGGCCTCTTCTATCGTGATAGACGCTGTCTTTCCGCCGAAGCCCAGCGATTTGCTGATAGCGGTAGCTATTTCTTTCAGGGAATGAATACCGTTTTCCGCGTAATAAAAGCTACCGGAAGGCGCTTGTTCCAGCGTCAGCAGGTAGAGGTCGGCCAGGTCTTCAATATGTACATTAGACCAGCGGTTTTCGCCTGCGCCGATATGAATGCCATGCCCGGCTTCTCTTGCGGCTTCCGTTAGCATGGGCACTTGTACCGAATCTTTTTTGATGCCGGTGCCGGTACCATAGATCATGGTCGGGCATATGACGCTGTAGTGGCCTTCTGCCGCCAGTACCGCCCTGTCAATGGCTACCCGTGCCGCTTTTTCAAGTCGCGGGTTTTTAGGGATAAAGGTAAATGGTTCGATGTTGGCATAAGCGCCCCTGGCCTTATCACCGGCAATACTGGAGCCGGACGTATGGACGAATTTTTTACCGGTGCCGGCCAGCGTTTCGAGGATAGTGGCCACCACATAGGGGTTGTCGGCTGAAGCGGTATTGATCACTGCGTCTGCCGCTGCCGCTTCCCGCGCGATGACCGCTTCATCATCAAGAGAACCGGCCACTGGTTGAATGCCCACCGCTGTCAACGCCGGGAAGTCTTTTTCATTTCTTGCCAGTCCGTTGACCTTGTAACCTGCTTTCAGCAGCCGGGCCGCCACGGAGCCGCCGATATAACCGGTGACACCCGTCATAAATACTGTTTTCATCTGTTGTTACTTTAAAAGATGGATGATCAAATATGGTAGAAGCGAGTGTCCGGCAGAATTTTCCTGGCGATGTTTTTGTGCGGGATTAAATCCTTACATTTAAGTCTAACCAAAAAAGATTCTGTTATGTTATCCTTGGAAAATATCAGTGAGTTGCTGGGTAAAGATAGCGATATACTTTTACAACACGAAAGCAAGACCATCTCCAAAGACATGCTGCATCTGCCGGGACCGGATACGGTCAATCGTATCTATCAGCCTTCCAGCCGCAATCCGCAGGTATTGCGCAGCCTGGGGCAGCTGTTTAATTCCGGCCGGCTGGCTGGCACTGGTTACATGTCCGTCCTGCCGGTAGACCAGGGCGTGGAACACAGCGCGGGCGCTTCCTTCGCTAAAAATCCCGCTTATTTTGATCCTGAAAATATAGTGAAACTGGCCATAGAAGGCGGTTGCAATGCCGTCGCCTCCACCTTTGGGGTGCTGGCTTCCGTATCGCGCCGGTATGCGCACCGCATTCCGTTCATCGTTAAAATCAATCATAACGAACTGCTCACTTATCCGAATAAAGCCGATCAGGTGATGTATGGCACTGTCCAGGAAGCGTGGAACCTCGGCGCCGCGGCAGTGGGCGCCACTATCTATTTCGGCTCCGACAATGCCGACCGGCAGCTGGTGGAAGTGGCGCAGGCTTTTGAACTGGCCCACGAGCTGGGAATGGCCACCATCCTGTGGTGTTATCTCCGCAACGATGCCTTCAAAAAAGATGTGGACTACCACCTGGCAGCAGACCTCACCGGTCAGGCCAATCACCTCGGGGTGACCATCCAGGCGGATATCATCAAACAAAAACTACCGGAGGTAAATGGGGGCTACAAAGCACTGAACACCGGCACCTCCTCCTATGGTAAACTGGATGAACGTATCTATACTGAACTGACCTCCAATAATCCGATCGATCTTTGCCGTTACCAGGTGGCTAACTGCTACATGGGCCGTATGGGCCTCATTAACTCGGGCGGCGCTTCACAAGGTGCCGCTGATCTCGCCGATGCCGTAAGGACAGCGGTGATCAATAAAAGAGCCGGCGGCGTGGGACTGATCTCCGGCCGTAAAGCCTTCCAGCGGCCAATGAAGGATGGTGCGGCTTTATTAAATGCCATTCAGGACGTGTACCTGAACCAGGAAGTAACAATCGCTTAATGTCTGTAAAATAATTAACGATGACTCCGGAATGTTCGGCTACTATCTTCTCTGTCAGCAATTTGCCTGCTGCTATCAAATACTATGTAGATACCCTGGGTTTTTCCATTGATTTTGAATATGGGGCGATCGCCGGCCTGAAGTATGGCAATGTGCTGTTGCAATTGTCCGGCCCGAACCTGATAGGCAACAGGAAGGCCACTGGCGAAGGAAATATGTATATTTTTTGTGATGAAGTGGATGCCTACTTTCAGCACATCGCTGCTAAAGGCGCACTGGTGATCGTAGAACCCAATGACCGCGAATATGGCATGAGAGATTTTGCTATTAAAGATGCGGATGGGAATATCCTCGCGTTTGGGACAGAAGCTGTAGGAAAATAAAAACCATCGTATAAATAGCTATCGTTAAACAGGCTGCCTTAAAAGCATAACAGCTTTCAGGGCAGCCTTATTTTTTCCGTAGGTTAGTTGACCCACGCATCTGTAATATAGTCCAGGTCGCAGGGCCACTTAAACTTCTATCTCACCTGTCCGCTGCCATACACAAACCATTTCTCCGTTACCAGTTTCTCGAGGGCAAAAGGCCCGCGTGCATGCAGTTTCTGTGTGGAGATGCCGATTTCGGCGCCCAGTCCAAATACGCCGCCGTCTGTGAAACGGGTGGAGGCGTTGACGTATACAGCTGCGGCATCCACGGTATTGAGGAACTGTTCACTGATGATAGGGTCGCGGGAGATGATGGCTTCCGAGTGGCGGGAGGAGAATTCCTGTATATGCGCCAGTGCAGCTGTTGTATCAGGCACTATTTTGATGGAGCATTTGAGCGACAGGAATTCGCGGCCGAAATCCTCTGGCTGCGCTTTATGGAGGTGCGGGTATTGTTGTGCTTCCAGCAGCGCGTAGGCGGCCGGTTCTGCATAGATGTCCACTTCATGGGCTGCCAGTTGTGGCGCCAGCAGGGCGATGAAGCTGGCGGCCACGGGCTCGTCTACCAGTACGGTGTCCAGTGCGTTGCACACGGAGGGGCGCGATACCTTGGCGTTGGTAACGATGCCTGCCGCCTGTTCCAGGTTGGCAGAGCGTTCCACATAGGTGTGGCATACGCCGGCGCCGGTTTCTATCACCGGTACGCGGGAGTACTGACGAACGAAGTCGATCAGCTGCTGTGAGCCACGCGGGATGATGATGTCAATATATTGAGAGGCCGTCAGCATTTCAGTGACCAGC
This window contains:
- a CDS encoding NAD-dependent epimerase/dehydratase family protein, whose protein sequence is MKTVFMTGVTGYIGGSVAARLLKAGYKVNGLARNEKDFPALTAVGIQPVAGSLDDEAVIAREAAAADAVINTASADNPYVVATILETLAGTGKKFVHTSGSSIAGDKARGAYANIEPFTFIPKNPRLEKAARVAIDRAVLAAEGHYSVICPTMIYGTGTGIKKDSVQVPMLTEAAREAGHGIHIGAGENRWSNVHIEDLADLYLLTLEQAPSGSFYYAENGIHSLKEIATAISKSLGFGGKTASITIEEAIRRWGIEGAHFGLGSNSIVSAVAARSLGWLPVHNNLLSTIVQSERD
- a CDS encoding class I fructose-bisphosphate aldolase → MLSLENISELLGKDSDILLQHESKTISKDMLHLPGPDTVNRIYQPSSRNPQVLRSLGQLFNSGRLAGTGYMSVLPVDQGVEHSAGASFAKNPAYFDPENIVKLAIEGGCNAVASTFGVLASVSRRYAHRIPFIVKINHNELLTYPNKADQVMYGTVQEAWNLGAAAVGATIYFGSDNADRQLVEVAQAFELAHELGMATILWCYLRNDAFKKDVDYHLAADLTGQANHLGVTIQADIIKQKLPEVNGGYKALNTGTSSYGKLDERIYTELTSNNPIDLCRYQVANCYMGRMGLINSGGASQGAADLADAVRTAVINKRAGGVGLISGRKAFQRPMKDGAALLNAIQDVYLNQEVTIA
- a CDS encoding VOC family protein; the protein is MTPECSATIFSVSNLPAAIKYYVDTLGFSIDFEYGAIAGLKYGNVLLQLSGPNLIGNRKATGEGNMYIFCDEVDAYFQHIAAKGALVIVEPNDREYGMRDFAIKDADGNILAFGTEAVGK
- a CDS encoding glutamate-5-semialdehyde dehydrogenase, encoding MTIQPLLEKARQATVSIRTLPDAQKQALLQQLSRTLYENIPAIMAANQKDLDLMPDEDPKKDRLLLNAPRIRALAASLQDIARLPDPANQLLLENHLDNGLLIQKKTVPLGVVGVIYESRPNVTVDVAALCIRSGNVCVLRGGSDAIHTNTILVSLIQETLRAFNTDENAVQLLPTDRALVTEMLTASQYIDIIIPRGSQQLIDFVRQYSRVPVIETGAGVCHTYVERSANLEQAAGIVTNAKVSRPSVCNALDTVLVDEPVAASFIALLAPQLAAHEVDIYAEPAAYALLEAQQYPHLHKAQPEDFGREFLSLKCSIKIVPDTTAALAHIQEFSSRHSEAIISRDPIISEQFLNTVDAAAVYVNASTRFTDGGVFGLGAEIGISTQKLHARGPFALEKLVTEKWFVYGSGQVR